TTCCCTTTGACCGATTCAGCAAAGGCCACCTACTTATGCTTCTGTGTCTGACTGGTGGCTGTTGTGCTCGATGTGCATACGTGGGCAGGAAAAGAAGAGGTGCTTTGCAGGGATGTCACACTTGTGAAATGGAAAACTTGCacctgcagctgtgcagcatatgGAAATGTACCGAAGGCTTTGTGCTCGTTCCACGGCTTTTATAGCGCGTGGGGTTGAGCGCAGGTGAGGTTGCGACAGTAAACAGTGCAGGATCTACTCCAGTAGCAAACACTAATACGGACAGCTGAAGGTGCTCTTCTTTACTTCACATCCCTTTTAGGCAATTTTAAAATGCATACTTtttcactcagaaacacatttAATACATTACTGTTAAAATACAGCGTAGATAATTAAGAAACTGTTCAGAAGTCCTATCAGAActtttttataaaaagaaagtaaaacaaacactttgtttTACATGTCAGGATTGCACTTGATGATCTTTTCGACCCAGCGGTGATCTGTGagttttgcagattattttctaTTTCAGTTTAGATCTTCTGTCAGTTAAGGAGGGCATACGGTTTACTCTGTGCTTTGAGCCTCTCCCTGGGGTTTCAGCTGCCCTGAAAAGACACATCTGATGATTCaaaaactcaaatatgtagtAAATGGTGACTTATGGTTATATGCTAGGCTACAAGCAGGACTGGATCAAATCTGATAGGTTTACATTTAAGTAGAAGAGCTAAAATTAATCAACTTGAAATTAGAAAAGTTAcagagcaaaaaacaaaaaagggaaaaagtgatttttttagGATATTAAAATCAAATGATCAAATTCTATAACTACTGCCTTTTAATCTATaattttgcaattttgtaatCACTTATCAACTGCACACGTTTTATCCACTGAAAGTCAAGAGAGGATGCTTCAAAAAATCTTCTGTCTtatacaaaagaaaataaatcaaatgtaatatTTGTTGTGGCCACCAGTTAAAACAGCAGTTCTCCTCAGTATATTTAAATCTGGCCCTTTGTTTAGGgttaattttacatttacattgcacattacattgaccaatcagatgccTCAGTGATATCATTGCATGATTTTTCGTTTGTATAGAATATTATTTACCTTTTAAATTAGTCTCAGACAACTAGTTTTACCTTTTTTCATTCATTGTGGCAAGATGAGTCTCAAATGTTTATCTTCAGCAATACCTGACTGAGCTGGACTTTCTATTTTGTTTCAGATCTTTTGTGGTGTTGTTAGAAAGAGGACGTCTTCCTTAAGAGTTCTGTTACGCCCGTGTTTGATCATCTGCTGAGCTTTGGGCCAAGGTCTATGGAAGTGAGGACCTGTAGGGTTCAAGCTGCCATGACAGAAACCACTGCCTGAGCTTCTCAGCGATACTCTACGAAAGGGGAGGATGGGTGATGGGCCCGTGAAATTCAGCGGACTGTCTCCTCTTTATCCCATCCTCTCATGGAGCGTCCTGTCACACCAAGCCCCTCCTGGAACActtctttctccctgtttccacCCTCACTGCAGCCAAACATCTCTAATGTCACCTCACCCACGACGAGCATCCCAGGTGGGATAGATTTGAATCGCTCCTTGGCACTGTGTGCTATGCTCATTATGAACATGCTTGCAGTGGTGGGCAACTTGGCTGTGATCATTGTCATCACCAAAACGCCGCAGCTGCGTAAGTTTGCCTTCGTGTTCCACCTCTGTCTGGTGGATCTGGTGGCAGCGCTGGTGTTGATGCCTCTGGGGATGCTGTCAGATCAAATCCTGGTGGACGAAGCGCTGTGTCGGAGCTACCTCTGCTTGAGTGTATGTCTAGTGAGCGCTGTCATCCTCACCATATGTGCGATCAATGTGGAGCGCTATTACTACATTGTCCACCCCATGCGTCACGAGGTAAAGATGACAGTGGGGGTGGTGGTGATGGTACTAATAGGAATCTGGATTAAAGCTGTTGTCATGTCAGTACTTCCACTCCTGGGCCGGCTGCTCCAGGGAAACCAGGGTCTGGGGGCTTCTTCCCTCCTCgttcccactcagagacactgCTCCCTCCACTGGACAGGTGGCGGGATCACACGCCTGGTCTTCATGGTTTTCTTTACAGTCATCTATTTTCTGTGCCCTATGCTGATCATACTGGTGGTCTACTGCAACATGTTTAAGGTGGCACGAGTAGCAGCCATGCAGCACGGCCCCCTCCCCACTTGGATGGACACTCCAAGACAACGATCCGAGTCTGTGAGCAGCCATTCAACCATGGCGGCCAGCCTCGGAGGAACTGGTTCCCGCACCACCCCTCAAAGGACCTTCAGTGGGGGGAAGGCTGCAGTGGTTCTGGTGGCGGTGGGAGGCcagttcttctgctgctggctGCCATATTTTTCGTTCCACCTTTACTCGGCTGTAGTGTCTACCTCCCCTGCTTCATTAGCCCAGCTGGAGGATGTGGTGACATGGATTGGCTACTTCTGCTTCACATCCAACCCCTTCTTCTACGGTTGCCTGAACCGTCAGATCCGCGAGGAGCTGAGCCGCCACTTGGCTTGCCTTTTCAAGCGCGCTGGGCCCAGAGAAGGAGAGCAGCTGCCCAGCCGAGAGGCCTCTATTGAGGAAAACTTTTTGCAGTTCCTTCAGGGCACTGGATGCAATCTGGAGCCCTGCAACTCTCACAGCAGAGCCAGCCTAGAGTTGCCAGAGACTGAGGATCTTCAGGAATCAGCTGTTCAGCAGCACATGCCAGCTGACTTCCACATCCCAGGGCAGATCCTTGAGGAAACCTCAGAGTTCATACAGCAGCAACAGCTGAACAATGAGCTCCATGTATCAGAGAACTGCTTCAAAACTGTACCAGAGCTGTAGCCGACTCATGTACGCACTCTTCTGCCATACAATAAGCcaataaatatatttagttttcttcatattttttacAATTTGTTGAATTAATACATCTCTAGCTGATGCTACAAAGTGCTTTAAAGCAAAGTGAACTGTAAACACGGTATCTTCTTGGAAGAATTTAAGTTATGTAGCTTTTTTAGTGAAAGACAGACTTCAATATATCTTGTGCTTCATTTTACTTTTAGCCCAACAGTCAGATGCACTGTAGCATTACATGCTTTAAGAGCCATACGGTGTGAGGCCGCTTCTGTGTCACATCAGTGGACAAACACCGAGCCCTTGTTGTGCTTATCATAGTCCAGTGAAGTGACAAATGTCACATAAACATAAGAAGTGTGGAAACTTTGTCAAAGCAATGTTCATagttgtcagtgtttttattacGCACTGTTAGAGCCATTCAAAAGAACTTTTCGCAGAGTGTTTAGTTTTGATATGCATTCATTTAAATGTGGATTCCCCGCTGAATATGCAAAGACAATGCACCATACAAAGTTCATCATATCAGCCCCTCTGCCCTGCCATCTGCATTTTCGCCCTCCTGGTTAttgtttaaaatgaattcaCCAAGAGATGAAAATTTTCTCTCATCATTGTGTATTCAGAGCAATCAGTTCAAGGTTTTACTGCTGGGTCTTTAAACCAAACAGATACTTTATAACCGATTTAACCAACAAACACTTTCATCATTAAAAGACAGAGCACCGCCCCAGGCACTCGTACGTGCACCAACAAAGTGTTTGCAGAACAGCCAGTTTGTTTAAGTAAAAGATTCTTAGTTCCTGTAGCTGTCACTGCCAGTTTGTTAAGTGAGTAAAGAATCTGTTTTTATCATGTATTTATTCCACTTGCACATCTCATTACACCAAGGAATTAATGCAAAAATGTTCCTCCATATAGAGTTTAAAATATTCATCGCGCTGAACAGGGATCATTTCACAGCTGTTACTGCTGCTGGTATTTATAATAAACAGGCTGACAGAGTATTTTTAACCATTTTCCAGGAACGTTATTATCGTGTTTATCTGTTCTTAGTCTTGTGATTATCACCTCCTCACCAAAATCATCTCACATTGGCAGACTCGTGAttgcaacccctcctcctcctccccagcCCCCCCACTCAAAGAATTGCTTTAATTGTTTCGATAGAGGTGGCGTTAAGGATTTAGGCtgtaaagaaggaaaaacaaaaaactgactaCAGCATTAAAACAGCTGAAATACGGCTCGGGATGAACAGATTCGCACACCAGTACTAATTACCCTGTAATGTCTGCACTGTTTACAGGTAAACATAAGGAGCTGTGTGAGTGCTCTCGTGTTTGTGCAATAAACAACCAGGGCTTGTTGTGGCTACATAGAGCACAGAGGTGTGGCAATGCTTACACATGGAAAGCTTTGCCATTGGCCTCATTCAAACGGCAGATGGAAGACATTGGCGATACTTTTTCTGATCTCAGGTGGAATACAAACTGTTTGCACAAGTCACACGAGAAGTGACAAACGTTCCAAAGACAAATTACAAGGCACAAGTCTCTTGCtaaacactttctttctttctttttcttttttaaatacttcCTATCTATTGCTGCCTTCATCCATTCTGGACTGCCTCATACCGGACGGACGGCAATGATCACAAGACACTAAACACAAGGCGCGCAGGAGAAGGTTCATAGCTTGCTGGGAGTCAGAACAAAAAAAGGTCTCTTTGTCAGGGAAAGGCATAATGTTCTTTAACTATCTTGCGATATGACTGTGCTGCATGTTGTTTTTCAGGCAGGGTTGCCCCATCAGCTTCTCTTAAAAAGAGCTTTAACGTGAAGCCCTACCTTAAACTTAGCAGCGACGAGCGAGTGACATACAATCACTGGCATGATGCTCAGAtttcttctgtgtttatttattttttaataatttattaacaGCTGATAGACTGCTAAAACCTTCCAAATGCAAAACTATtacacaatttatttattttaaaaaaataatttaaaactgACTCGATTTATTTCACTTGCACTGCTGAACGGGGGTTTAATCTCTTTGGattgtctctgttttttttctgtggagtattactttattatttttatgataCAATGCTGTAATAACTTCAGTGATATTTCCCACAGTCTGGGGTCATTACAAAACCCCTTATACCGAGAGAACATCAATCCAACGCTCAATCATCTGGTTTCCATTACTCTAGCGGCAAAATCGCCCAGACCAATCTCATTAAATGCTTTAAGCTGTCTTTCTGTGACCATCTGTTGATTGCGAGGACAGAGAAATAACCTGGTCTGAAGGTGAACTGCAGATAATATTCTTACCTTTGGGAGAATTCTGGACATCATTAAACAGAGTTTTGTTTGTACTGTAAATCATCAGTACAGTGGTGATGTTTTCCATGttcctctgtgtttctctttttcgCACTTCAGCTGCAAAGGCAGCTCCTATTCTTAATTCTTAAGATTTTGTTTGTCTCCATGttaagattttgctgtgtacctCCCTCCCTCAACTGAAATCATTAAAGATGCAGCAAGAAGATTAACTTGAGTGTTGCTGGTTGAATTTGTAGTTGtagacatattttttttttccagatcaATAACTGCATCAATCGCATGAGCAACCCCATCAATCATCTCCTTTCTCTCGTGCCCTCTAGGTACCTCCTGCTCTTTACCTCTGCGTGTGTCCttgcacacacgtgtgtgtgcgtgtgtccttGCACacacgtgtatgtgtgtgtgtgatgtaggTAGGGGGTGAAATGAAACAGTAGGACAGGATGAAAGAGGAGTGACATTTTGAGTAAGGTGGGATGCTGCTATCCCTCAACAAAACACTGCCCCCATGCTGGACTTTTATCACAAATGTAGCAAAACCTGCGAGCTAGTAAGACAACACAGCCATATTGCATCATACACACAACAGACCTCATTCTCCTCATGTCATTTACCAAACACACTCTCTCAATTTGGCATCTATTTACGCTGCAGCATCCCTCTGACATGTCAGTACTGCAGCAGCTGACCTGTACAGCTGACCCCTCCACCACCCCAACATCCACCTGCAGGATTTAGGAGGTCACAGTTAGATCCACTATTTGCTCTAGAAAGACAGAGTTGTTTGCAGCTTCACCTCTGTACACCACTGCAGTGGTGCAGAATTTCAGCTTAAAATCAGTGGATTTTACAAAGACCTTGCATGAGCTGTTGAGGAATTGCAGCCATTCTTATGCTAAGTCccacattttcagaggctcaaattTAACCGGACAGTTGACTGACAGGTACTTTCATGCCCAGATGAAGGCTGTTCCCTTGTTATTTCATGCCAAATGGAGCAGGCATAACATCTGAAGTTGATTCAAAGTgtttactttgttttgttttttatagctGTCACTTTAATGTTAATTATGAGACCTAAAGAGTGAAGGAAATCATCATTAGGCTGAAAACCCCCCAGAACACCATCAGAGAGACAGCAAAAACCTACAATGTGATGCATTGTTAAAAAGATTGAATTCACTGATCAGCGTAGCAACACTAAATAGcctgaaagaccacagaagatAGCTAAAGTGCATTAGGCCAAAATTCTTTTCATTGTTTAAGAAAAATAGCTTCTCAATTTCTAACCATGTCAAGACGACACTCGCGGAGGTTGGGGTATCATTGTCAAGGTCTACAATCAAGAAATGCCTTCATGAATGTAAATGCAGAGGGTTTACAATCAAGGTCTACACTGAAGACCAGAAAAACCAGGTGAGACTAGAAGACATCTAAAAGCACTCACACTCTCTGCTCAGATACATCCAAACGCCACAAAACTGATCAGACAGCGCTTCACGGTGCAAATGGATAATGTACCCAAAacaaactgcaaaagcaacTGAAGAGTTTTtcaaggcaaagaaatgggatattctTCCATGGCCGAGTGAGTCACCTGATCTCTGATGGGGATTGTGTATAAAATGTCTGTAATTCCTGATAAGTTAATGCAAAGCTTTTGTTAAaaaccttgaattaaagctgaaaaatcTGCTCTTCAGTCTTAATGGTTTGATCTATAATCCACCGTCATTGTCTCTTTGTCCAACAAATTAAGGACCCAACTGTATTTAACTTATACTTTCCATTATCACGTGTAACAATTTTTGGGTGGAATGATAGTTTAAAAAGTCTAGAGGCCAGCACAAACTATATTCTGCTGCTGTGATGAAATCATTTAATTTGTGAACTTTCTGACTGAACTTGGGGTTCTGCATTGACAGCCTTATCATTAAATGCACAAATTTCACAAATAATGTGAATACGAATAAGAATagataagaataagaataatttATTCTAACAAGGGGTAAAGACTAAGTCATTGCAGCAGCCCATGCAAAACATGCATGGTTACTCAagttataattatttttattatttaaaaaaaatatatatatacacatattaaactaaaactaaagcCACTACTATGTTTTAGTAATGTTTAATTGCTTTGTGTATGGACTATACAACACCGTAGCTCGTAAGGTAGCAGGGGACTTAGTTCCCCTCTTTGTTTATTGTTATCGTAAGTTTATATGTTAATAGGCCACATGCAGCACTAGTTACTGTAAGctaatttctttttcatatgcAAATACATATCAGCATATCCCCTTTCTGTATTCACCAGATACATCAAAACACAGAGGACACAAGCATCATCTGAGGCTCCACCACAGCTTTctgattattttaattttcatacaCTCTCGTGTGCTGCACCCCATTGGACAGAGAGACTCATAGCTTTAATGTCGAGCAGCAGCGGGAGCCTCCTGCAGTGCACAGAAACAGTTCAAACAGCCTGACCTTTCGATAGGCTACAACACGCCCAGTGAAAGTGCCCAGGGACTGATGCCAACATCAAGTCAATGTGACATGATGGCAGCATCCCACACCTGCACCCAGTGGCCCACCGTCAGTGGGTGTAGTAACGAAATGCCTCTTATAAACCAAACATTTAAACCGAGGCCTACGAGCCTCTAAGCTCTGACAAACAGGCTCACAGCTACTAAAAAACAAAGTGTAGGTCAAACAAGAGCTCACACGAATTTCTCACTTACTTCCCAATCCTGACTTCCCTGAAATCAGCTGTTGCCCTGGTAACCTGTGCTGATGACAGTGGTGTGAAGTTTGTTTGGCAGCAGGAGCTGGGGAAAAAACGATATTTTATAAAAGGTTATTGCAtcatttataaaaaacaaaacaaaacaaaacaaccaaacatTAAATTGTCCCTCTTAAAATACATGTCACATATAAAAGTATTCTTAGAATGGCacctatgttttttttaatagtcttTTAAAAAGATGGTAGATATAAAATTCAAATTATCTTTGGTTGCATTAGGACacgacaaagaaagaaaaaggttagTCCACTGACATAAGTGTAATTCTTTTAAATTACTGATACCAGTAAATATTATCTGCTTCCAGATGTTCAAATGTAGTGAACTTTTTAACTGCTGAGATTTCACAACAAAAGGGTCAATAAGCTAATCCAGATGGAGATAAAAATGACCAGGATTGTCACATCAATCCAACAAACATAAAACACTGGATACATCTCTGTCACTCATTTCACGTATTTAACGTGTAAAATCTTAATTCTAAACATTAGCTTAACTCTGCTAATACTGCTGCATTTAACCGTTCCGATAATAAACGCGCACGAACCTCCAGGCTCATTGAAAGGTGTGCCCCCAAACTATTTCCTGTTCAAAAAGTCAAAGTTATATCTAATAGCTGGAGGAAACCGTTTTTTGAGCCCCTCAACCTCTCTGGGCAGGCACAATATCATACAGACTGAATAAAGGTTAATTGAATTCCGCATTTCAATGCGCTTCATTCGTGAGTCCCCAGAGGGCGCAGTCACACCACACAAAACTCTCCTGCCTGTACTTCAGAATGAGCTACAGAGAAAACTTGCAGATAACCTTCACGTGGTCTAAACATTACAGCTCAAAGCTTTAAGAAGTAGACTACATTTATTTAGACGAGCATTACTTCTGGGAACACAGGCAGAAATAGGCTACATAGCAGGTTGAATGGAGTTGACTACATTTCCCGTCAGCCCCGTGGTGAGCGTCAATTTTCCCTTTTCAGCAGGGTTTTCTTGGTCCGCAGCTGGATCAGCTGGTTGGACGCTCCGCTGTGCGGCAGTCACTTTTTGGGGGGCGAAAAAGAACATTTGGTAGTTTTTATTGGACTTTTTCACCGGAAACGCTGGATTTGGCTCCTGATTTTCACACAGTTTTCATATttactttctttcattttatttatatgattTTAGCTGTAAGTGTCGATAAATTGGATTTAAGTATTTTATGATTTGAAAAGTTATATTTGATAGTCTCCTGGTAGTGAATGGCCTGGAGCTGTGCGAGCTCAGCAGCATCAGACTGTGGGTTTAGTTGGACTGAGGCTCCTGTGCCAACGCctttccccccctctctctctcggcTTCGCCCTGCGTTGGGGAACTTCAGCTCACGCCGAGCTCAGAGCTCGTTGGACGGTGTTTTCAACTTATGAGCTGCTGAAACCACAGTCCGTCGCCTAAGAATTagtttgaaggaaaaaaaatggggTGCACGATCAGCGCCGAGGACAAAGCTGCGGTGGAGAGGAGTAAAATGATTGATAAAAACCTGCGAGAAGACAGAGACAAATCCTCCAAAGAAGTGAAACTACTTTTACTCGGTATGAACTTTATttacagtctctctctctttttttatgtaCAGCAGATGTTGTGTCATCACACGACTGTATGAGAAGTCCACTTTTAATATTCACTTCTTTAGTGTGGGATCGTTTTAGGTTTTAGGTTGACTCCAAACActcctccctccccctcctcctgtcagctttaagcagctgcggcTCATCGCTTCTCCTCTTCCTTCAGAAGTAAACCAGATGTTGGTGGTGAGAGGGCAAATGCAAGTCCTTAGCCACCTCATTGGTTTTCAGTCTGTGTTGCATTGCTGAAATTGGGAGTACTTGCCCAGAGCTGACAAGTGTTGTCACTTGCCTCGGGTCTGTTTTACATCAGTGCTTACAGATTTAGAGCTGCAGGTAAAagctggtctggggtcagtcTGTTCTGGTACTTGAGAACAAGTgcatttaaaatgaattgtATTGGAGCTTCTGAAAGAGCTGAGCTTGACATTATCACAAGTTCATGGACAAAAGTGTCCACCTGTGATGAGCTGTGCTGCACTGGCAATCTGTGCATACAGCCTGCAGCCACACCAAGACTGATATGCCTGCATATGCAGTTAAATGAATGAGCAACCCAATCAGTTAATCCGCTCATTATTTAAGGTCTGCATATTTTTAGTGTTCTTCACCTTAGTCATTTCTAAATGTAGTAATTTAACTTCTTTTAGAATCGTTTTGTCTTTAGCCAAAGCAGTTTGTTGCTGTGGTGAATTTCAGGCAGAGGATCCTGCCGACCACACAAAAAGTCAGGCCTTATCTTCACAGTGTGTGCAGATTTCAGCATGCTATAACTGTATGCTGTATTGTTACACTGTCACTGTGGGTGTGGGGTATTAAATTAGCCCAGTCTAACAAGGCTTAGTGTTTTTATTCTCTGTGCCTGTGGATGTATTTCATGGTGTAAATGTGTAAGAACAGAGAAAGATCCTGTAATTGAATATGATGTCTGttaaaatattcatgtaaataCCATCGGACTTGCCTAAACTTGAGACAACAGGGTagattcttttgttttccattCTGGAAAAAGAAGGAGAACATCAACATCAAAAAGCTCCATTAAAATTTTATGGTCTGTTGATCTGGGCCTGCCCAGATTTGTGGTATTTTGTTTCTAAACTGAGCAGAGAGACGACTGTGATATTTTTTGTGCCATCtgttgtttaaaacaaaaaaaagacttatCAGTGCAGAAAGTGAACCAACCAGACAATTAAACATCCTTTACTGTGTTTGACCTTGCCTAAAGTATTAGTATAACAGAAAATATCATATCGTAAACGCTCCCAGATGAGCAACATATTAACTTTGCTGTTCACACTCATACTGAATGCTAATCGCTGTCATTTCAATATAATGAACTATATGTGAAGATGATCACAAGAATATGATACAGAGATTTAGGAATGGGCGTAAACCAAAGCAGAAGAAGAGTTATGGGTCGTAAAACTAAAGGAGAGAGGTGGAAGATGTTGTTTGTCACTATATGAGACCGCTGTCTAACACACAGTTTTATTCACGTAACAATATCATACGTAACATACCATTCTTTGGGTACACTTTGCTAGTAGCAGGTATAATCTCCTGTTTTaactcttcatgattcaacaaggtgctaaAAAAACATTCCACAGGGATTTTGGTTCacattgacatgacagcatcacacggCTGCACATTCATGATGTAAATCTTCCTCCAcgtcccaaaggtgctctgttggattgagatgcgcagactgtggaggccatttgagtgcagtgatcattgttatgttcaagaaaccactttgagatgatttgagctttgtgaaatGACCTGGGGCGTTATTCTGCTGGAATGACCAATCAGAAGATTTGTACACCGTGGTCATAATGGCATGGATAGAGTCAGCCACTGTACTCAGGAAGGCTGTCGCGTTTAAACAAGTGTGAAAAGAAGTGTGTCAAATTCTGACCTTACtgtctgaatgttgcagcacaAATTAAGACTCATCATCATTTTTCCAAACTTTTATTGTGCAATTTTGGTTAGGTCGTATGACTCGTAGCCTCAagttcctgttcttagctgacaggaacGGCACCCGCATTGGTGTTACgttgctgtagcccatctgcttcaaggtacAACATGTTGTGTATCCAAAcgtgctcttctgcataccttgattGTATCCAGTGATTatttgagttacttttgagttGCTTTTCTTATCAGCTCTAAACAGTCTGACCTTTCTCCTCTGACCTTTTGTATCAACAAAGCGTTTTAGCCCAGAGAGctgccactcactggatattttctcttttttgggcaatgctctgtaaaccctagagatcaTCGTgaaggaaaatcccagtagatcggcagtttctgaaacactcagatcagccagtctggcaccaacaaccatgcatGACGTTCAGAGTCACCTAAACAACCTTTCTTCTCTATCCTGATTCGCAGTTTGAGTGTCAGCAGGTCATTTTGATCATATCTGTGTGCCTAAATGCATTGACTTCTTGCCATGTGATcagctgattagatatttttgttaaagagcaaagtggccagtgagtgttaATTTCGTCACGCAGCAGGATGCCAGAACATAGCGCTGTTTGTAAATTACAGTTTTTAATGATGGTGGAAAATCTACTCATAAAACTGTAGAAAGTGTTTATTCATGATTCAGCTTGGACAGTTCAAAGGAACAAATGAATTTGTCAATTACTGTAACTGTGGTGGTAAATCAGAAAGATAATCAAAGGTAAAGATAttgtctgtgatttttttttttggagagaCAAAGTGTAACGTAATACCCTGAAAtaacgttttgttttttaggcaCCACCCACTTAACCTCAC
This region of Maylandia zebra isolate NMK-2024a linkage group LG20, Mzebra_GT3a, whole genome shotgun sequence genomic DNA includes:
- the gpr61 gene encoding G-protein coupled receptor 61, whose amino-acid sequence is MERPVTPSPSWNTSFSLFPPSLQPNISNVTSPTTSIPGGIDLNRSLALCAMLIMNMLAVVGNLAVIIVITKTPQLRKFAFVFHLCLVDLVAALVLMPLGMLSDQILVDEALCRSYLCLSVCLVSAVILTICAINVERYYYIVHPMRHEVKMTVGVVVMVLIGIWIKAVVMSVLPLLGRLLQGNQGLGASSLLVPTQRHCSLHWTGGGITRLVFMVFFTVIYFLCPMLIILVVYCNMFKVARVAAMQHGPLPTWMDTPRQRSESVSSHSTMAASLGGTGSRTTPQRTFSGGKAAVVLVAVGGQFFCCWLPYFSFHLYSAVVSTSPASLAQLEDVVTWIGYFCFTSNPFFYGCLNRQIREELSRHLACLFKRAGPREGEQLPSREASIEENFLQFLQGTGCNLEPCNSHSRASLELPETEDLQESAVQQHMPADFHIPGQILEETSEFIQQQQLNNELHVSENCFKTVPEL